The Humulus lupulus chromosome 4, drHumLupu1.1, whole genome shotgun sequence genome has a window encoding:
- the LOC133832949 gene encoding uncharacterized protein LOC133832949: MFISFQQSLQVVSQIHLNFQQSGTRARFWKIVEKGHKEQEDVALSQAQREALRDSRKRDKKALYLIYQAVDEDAFEKISNATTAKEEWEKLQTCNKGVEQVKKIRLQTLRGEFELLFMEESESISDYFSRVLTIVNQLRRSGEYVSEVKVIEKILRTVTPTFEYIATNIEENKDLKTMTVEQLMGSLQAYEEKQKRKKKQKETVEQLLQLNLKKENFGNNRDQRGRGRDQGSGHGRGRGQGREGRGGFNNVNNGERSRNPQATRGRGRGNTWSRNDKSHIKCYNCNKFGHYASECRSRKVEEKVNFIEDKGGEEGALLLAFKDKDEG; this comes from the exons atgtTCAT TAGTTTTCAACAAAGTCTTCAAGTTGTCTCCCAAATTCATCTTAATTTTCAACAAAGTGGTACCAGAGCAAGGTTCTGGAAGATTGTTGAGAAAGGCCATAAGGAGCAAGAAGATGTTGCTCTTTCTCAAGCTCAACGGGAAGCCTTGAGGGATTCAAGAAAGAGAGACAAGAAAGCTCTCTACCTCATCTATCAAGCGGTGGATGAAGATGCATTCGAGAAGATCTCAAATGCAACTACGGCCAAAGAAGAGTGGGAGAAGCTTCAAACTTGCAACAAAGGAGTGGAGCAAGTTAAAAAGATCCGTCTTCAAACTCTTAGAGGTGAGTTTGAACTTTTGTTCATGGAAGAATCTGAATCAATTTCTGATTATTTTTCTAGAGTATTGACAATTGTCAATCAATTAAGAAGAAGTGGTGAATACGTTAGTGAAGTGAAGGTTATAGAGAAAATTCTTCGCACTGTAACTCCAACATTTGAATACATTGCTACAAACATTGAGGAAAATAAAGATTTAAAAACTATGACTGTTGAGCAACTCATGGGTTCTTTACAAGCCTATGAAGAGAAACAAAAGAGGAAAAAGAAGCAAAAGGAGACGGTGGAGCAATTACTACAACTCAACTTGAAGAAAGAAAATTTTGGCAATAATAGAGATCAAAGAGGAAGAGGACGTGACCAAGGAAGCGGACATGGACGTGGCCGTGGACAAGGAAGAGAAGGAAGGGGTGGCTTCAACAACGTCAATAATGGAGAAAGAAGTCGAAATCCACAAGCAACAAGAGGACGCGGAAGAGGCAACACATGGTCAAGGAATGATAAATCCCACATCAAATGCTACAATTGCAATAAGTTCGGCCACTATGCCTCCGAGTGTAGATCAAGGAAGGTTGAAGAAAAGGTCAATTTCATCGAAGACAAAGGTGGAGAAGAAGGAGCATTGCTACTAGCTTTCAAAGACAAAGATGAAGGCTAA